In Zingiber officinale cultivar Zhangliang chromosome 1A, Zo_v1.1, whole genome shotgun sequence, a genomic segment contains:
- the LOC122004363 gene encoding alcohol dehydrogenase-like 3 produces the protein MAITDCKCYPTITVAVFGVGAVGLAVAEGARYRKASKIIGIDINPDKFALGKPMGITDFVNPKDHEKPTHEVIRQLTGGGVDFSFECSGNLDVLREAFQSTHDGWGLTVMLGIHPTPRMLPLHPMEFFDGRRLVASIFGDCKGKSQLPSFAEKCGRGVSES, from the exons aTGGCTATTACg GACTGCAAATGTTACCCAACGATCACTGTCGCTGTGTTTGGAGTCGGTGCTGTGGGCCTGGCG GTTGCTGAAGGGGCCAGGTATAGAAAAGCTTCCAAAATTATAGGCATTGACATCAACCCAGACAAGTTTGCCTTAG GAAAGCCAATGGGCATCACAGATTTTGTCAACCCCAAAGATCACGAGAAGCCGACGCATGAG GTGATAAggcagttgaccggaggaggagtTGACTTCAGCTTTGAGTGCTCTGGAAACCTTGACGTCCTGCGTGAGGCTTTCCAATCAACCCATGAC GGATGGGGTTTGACTGTGATGTTAGGCATCCATCCCACCCCAAGAATGCTCCCTTTGCACCCCATGGAGTTCTTCGACGGCCGGAGGTTGGTCGCCAGTATCTTTGGAGACTGTAAGGGCAAGTCGCAGCTACCTTCGTTTGCAGAGAAATGCGGGCGTGGAGTGAGtgaatcttaa
- the LOC122004371 gene encoding uncharacterized protein LOC122004371, giving the protein MWVVISSAHGPNHPDAPNDLTYRIGSDLESARAPPCISSPHRNDVTFVESPSTRSIAIYPSRRITVPASVLLTVAAALLLFLLLPSLSPPPSASLSCPPSAAGSTRSSDPVSPSSDDIAWLKSQLARNSIQEPSSSTSTWHSLRKGINPRTLAQQLEDLGRFKGISHYEGDEGSNHTALPCPGELLVEEHHSNYGEPWAGGRDVFEFLASTVELKPSDDVLEIGCGTLRVGLHFIRYLDVARFHCLERDELSLMAALRYELPSQGLLHKRPLIVRGDDMVLDRFGSDVFYDLIYASAVFLHIPDTLVWVGLERLSTKLKPEKGRIFISHNIKFCSRLGGEECTKRLTNLGLEYVEKHTHDSLLFSHYEIWFEFQKLRA; this is encoded by the exons ATGTGGGTTGTGATTAGCTCGGCCCATGGGCCGAACCATCCTGATGCTCCAAACGATCTGACTTATCGGATTGGATCTGACTTAGAGTCAGCCCGGGCCCCCCCTTGCATTTCAAGTCCACATCGAAACGACGTAACTTTTGTGGAGTCCCCGTCGACTCGATCCATCGCAATTTACCCATCCAGACGCATTACAGTTCCCGCCTCCGTCCTCCTCACCGTCGCCGCTGCCCTACTCCTCTTTCTCCTCCTTCCTTCCCTTTCCCCTCCACCCTCCGCCTCCCTATCCTGCCCTCCCTCCGCCGCCGGCAGCACCAGATCTTCCGATCCTGTCTCCCCTTCCTCCGACGACATCGCCTGGCTCAAATCACAGCTCGCCCGTAACTCCATTCAAGAGCCTTCCTCCTCGACCTCTACCTGGCATTCCCTCCGCAAGGGCATCAATCCTCGCACCCTCGCCCAGCAGCTCGAGGACCTCGGCCG GTTCAAAGGTATCTCCCACTATGAGGGCGATGAGGGTAGCAATCACACCGCCCTCCCTTGTCCCGGAGAGCTCTTGGTGGAGGAGCACCACAGCAATTACGGGGAACCTTGGGCCGGCGGCCGCGACGTCTTTGAGTTTCTAGCCTCGACTGTTGAGCTCAAGCCATCCGATGATGTCCTTGAGATCGGGTGCGGCACGCTCCGCGTCGGCCTCCATTTCATCCGTTACCTCGACGTAGCGCGATTCCACTGCCTCGAGCGCGATGAACTCTCACTCATGGCCGCGCTCCGGTACGAGCTCCCTTCTCAGGGTCTCCTCCACAAGCGGCCTCTGATTGTCCGGGGAGATGACATGGTGCTCGATAGATTCGGATCTGACGTTTTCTATGATCTTATTTATGCAAGCGCAGTGTTCCTTCACATCCCTGACACTCTGGTGTGGGTTGGGCTTGAGAGATTATCTACCAAGCTAAAACCTGAGAAAGGTCGGATCTTTATTTCTCACAATATCAAATTCTGTTCTCGATTAGGCGGCGAAGAGTGCACGAAGAGGCTCACAAATTTAGGTTTGGAATACGTCGAGAAGCATACGCACGACAGCTTGCTGTTCAGTCATTATGAGATATGGTTTGAATTCCAAAAACTCAGAGCCTAG
- the LOC122036900 gene encoding polycomb group protein EMF2B-like isoform X1, translating into MPGLPLAVRDTTNHGCSCSQSRTNQICRQQSRVRLTAEEQIAAEESLSVYCKPVELYNILQRRAIQNPSFLHRSLLYKIQAKHKRRIQITISLIGSLNAEIEPQCVFPLYVLFARPIADTLVAEHCAMYRLGHPRVLTNFAEFGNTDKAEASFLIPEIKKLTTDARVTNLDIIIISKGESNGGSGEYLSSREHEEWPSFLKCEGKCLWGKIAVNSLCSSMEKCVTLSLGHRMDMLSAVTMKPSILQPKYLESHGSIFFQTQNMDSASTCQVQVSISAQEVGASEISPYDLYSYDDIPTSSLPHIIRLRKGNVLFNYRYYNNLLQKTEVTEDFSCPFCLVKCASFKGLRYHLNSSHDLFNFEFWVTEEYQAVNVSVRTDVWSFEVASDGNDPRLQTFFYRSNFKKRRRSKNNVQTASHVHPHVLESGSPEGSLAGSRKEYCNKDNATCYSQRPYASTIDGSLTNGYNDEGKGCKSFLHGAHLLPMRHKPEISSQHCHAEEYTRHVLSSPDTFGICASTNQASTSNEFTQQASATNLASQNMLQFAKTRKISDERADPRNRALLQKRQFFHSHRAQPMALEQVFSDRDSEDEVDDDIADFEDRRMLDDFVDVTRNEKQIMHLWNSFVRKQRVLADGHVPWACEAFSQLHGQALVQSPALMRCWKLFMIKLWNQSLLDARTMNNCNLILERFQNETSGPKQS; encoded by the exons ATGCCAGGCTTACCTTTGGCCGTTCGAGATACCAC GAATCATGGTTGCAGTTGTAGCCAATCAAGGACTAACCAAATTTGCCGTCAGCAATCTCGTGTTCGTTTGACTGCAGAAGAGCAAATTGCAGCGGAAGAAAGTCTTTCTGTATACTGTAAACCAGTTGAACTTTACAATATACTTCAACGTAGGGCGATACAAAAT CCTTCATTTCTGCACAGATCTTTGCTGTACAAAATACAGGCAAAGCACAAAAGGAG AATTCAAATAACAATTtctctgattggaagtctgaatgcTGAGATAGAGCCACAATGTGTGTTTCCACTCTATGTACTATTTGCTAGGCCTATTGCTGATACTTTAGTTGCAGAG CACTGTGCAATGTACCGACTTGGTCATCCTCGTGTGCTAACTAATTTTGCTGAGTTTGGGAACACAGACAAAGCTGAAGCTAGCTTTCTGATTCCAGAGATTAAGAAGCTGACAACTGATGCAAGAGTTACCAATCTTGATATTATCATTATCAGCAAGG GGGAATCAAATGGTGGTTCTGGTGAATATCTTTCATCGAGAGAACATGAAGAATGGCCCTCTTTTCTCA AATGTGAAGGAAAGTGTCTCTGGGGGAAAATAGCAGTTAATTCACTTTGTTCATCAATGGAGAAATGTGTGACTTTGAGCTTAGGGCATCGAATGGATATGCTTTCAGCTGTTACTATGAAACCAAGCATTCTGCAG CCAAAATACTTGGAAAGCCATGGCAGCATATTTTTTCAAACTCAAAATATGGATTCAGCA AGTACTTGCCAAGTCCAAGTTAGCATATCTGCTCAAGAGGTGGGAGCAAGTGAGATTTCTCCTTATGATCTTTACTCGTACGATGATATTCCAACATCATCTTTACCTCACATTATCAG ATTGAGAAAAGGAAATGTTCTTTTTAACTACAGATACTACAACAACTTGCTGCAAAAGACTGAAG TTACAGAAGACTTCTCTTGTCCTTTTTGTTTAGTGAAGTGTGCGAGCTTTAAG GGTCTCAGATACCACTTGAACTCTTCCCATGACctattcaattttgaattttgg GTAACTGAAGAGTATCAAGCTGTAAATGTTTCTGTGAGAACTGATGTATGGAGCTTTGAG GTTGCATCAGATGGAAATGATCCAAGACTGCAAACTTTTTTCTACCG CTCAAACTTCAAGAAACGTAGAAGATCCAAGAATAATGTTCAGACAGCAAGCCATGTACATCCACATGTTTTGGAATCAGGTTCACCTGAAGGATCATTGGCAGGTTCTCGCAAAGAATATTGTAACAAAGATAATGCCACATGCTACTCTCAAAGGCCTTATGCATCTACAATAGATGGTTCACTCACAAATGGGTATAATG ATGAAGGAAAGGGTTGTAAATCATTCCTACACGGGGCTCACTTGCTCCCTATGAGGCATAAACCTGAGATCAGTTCACAACATTGTCATGCCGAAGAGTACACACGACATGTATTATCTAGCCCGGACACTTTTGGCATATGTGCATCCACAAATCAAGCTTCCACCAGTAATGAATTTACCCAGCAAGCATCTGCAACCAATTTAGCTTCACAAAATATGCTGCAGTTTGCAAAGACACGGAAGATATCTGATGAGCGTGCTGATCCAAGAAA TCGCGCACTTCTACAAAAGAGGCAGTTCTTTCATTCCCACAGAGCTCAG CCAATGGCGCTGGAGCAAGTATTTTCAGATCGGGACAGCGAAGATGAAGTTGATGATGACATTGCAGATTTCGAAGACAGAAGG ATGCTTGATGATTTTGTGGATGTGACAAGGAATGAAAAACAAATAATGCATTTGTGGAATTCTTTTGTAAGGAAGCAACG TGTTCTTGCTGATGGCCACGTTCCATGGGCATGCGAGGCATTCTCCCAGCTCCATGGGCAAGCTCTTGTGCAGTCTCCTGCTTTAATGCG GTGTTGGAAGTTATTTATGATCAAACTCTGGAATCAGAGTCTTTTAGATGCTCGAACCATGAACAATTGTAACCTAATACTCGAGCGATTTCAAAATGAGACCTCAGGCCCCAAGCAAAGCTGA
- the LOC122036900 gene encoding polycomb group protein EMF2B-like isoform X2, whose product MYRLGHPRVLTNFAEFGNTDKAEASFLIPEIKKLTTDARVTNLDIIIISKGESNGGSGEYLSSREHEEWPSFLKCEGKCLWGKIAVNSLCSSMEKCVTLSLGHRMDMLSAVTMKPSILQPKYLESHGSIFFQTQNMDSASTCQVQVSISAQEVGASEISPYDLYSYDDIPTSSLPHIIRLRKGNVLFNYRYYNNLLQKTEVTEDFSCPFCLVKCASFKGLRYHLNSSHDLFNFEFWVTEEYQAVNVSVRTDVWSFEVASDGNDPRLQTFFYRSNFKKRRRSKNNVQTASHVHPHVLESGSPEGSLAGSRKEYCNKDNATCYSQRPYASTIDGSLTNGYNDEGKGCKSFLHGAHLLPMRHKPEISSQHCHAEEYTRHVLSSPDTFGICASTNQASTSNEFTQQASATNLASQNMLQFAKTRKISDERADPRNRALLQKRQFFHSHRAQPMALEQVFSDRDSEDEVDDDIADFEDRRMLDDFVDVTRNEKQIMHLWNSFVRKQRVLADGHVPWACEAFSQLHGQALVQSPALMRCWKLFMIKLWNQSLLDARTMNNCNLILERFQNETSGPKQS is encoded by the exons ATGTACCGACTTGGTCATCCTCGTGTGCTAACTAATTTTGCTGAGTTTGGGAACACAGACAAAGCTGAAGCTAGCTTTCTGATTCCAGAGATTAAGAAGCTGACAACTGATGCAAGAGTTACCAATCTTGATATTATCATTATCAGCAAGG GGGAATCAAATGGTGGTTCTGGTGAATATCTTTCATCGAGAGAACATGAAGAATGGCCCTCTTTTCTCA AATGTGAAGGAAAGTGTCTCTGGGGGAAAATAGCAGTTAATTCACTTTGTTCATCAATGGAGAAATGTGTGACTTTGAGCTTAGGGCATCGAATGGATATGCTTTCAGCTGTTACTATGAAACCAAGCATTCTGCAG CCAAAATACTTGGAAAGCCATGGCAGCATATTTTTTCAAACTCAAAATATGGATTCAGCA AGTACTTGCCAAGTCCAAGTTAGCATATCTGCTCAAGAGGTGGGAGCAAGTGAGATTTCTCCTTATGATCTTTACTCGTACGATGATATTCCAACATCATCTTTACCTCACATTATCAG ATTGAGAAAAGGAAATGTTCTTTTTAACTACAGATACTACAACAACTTGCTGCAAAAGACTGAAG TTACAGAAGACTTCTCTTGTCCTTTTTGTTTAGTGAAGTGTGCGAGCTTTAAG GGTCTCAGATACCACTTGAACTCTTCCCATGACctattcaattttgaattttgg GTAACTGAAGAGTATCAAGCTGTAAATGTTTCTGTGAGAACTGATGTATGGAGCTTTGAG GTTGCATCAGATGGAAATGATCCAAGACTGCAAACTTTTTTCTACCG CTCAAACTTCAAGAAACGTAGAAGATCCAAGAATAATGTTCAGACAGCAAGCCATGTACATCCACATGTTTTGGAATCAGGTTCACCTGAAGGATCATTGGCAGGTTCTCGCAAAGAATATTGTAACAAAGATAATGCCACATGCTACTCTCAAAGGCCTTATGCATCTACAATAGATGGTTCACTCACAAATGGGTATAATG ATGAAGGAAAGGGTTGTAAATCATTCCTACACGGGGCTCACTTGCTCCCTATGAGGCATAAACCTGAGATCAGTTCACAACATTGTCATGCCGAAGAGTACACACGACATGTATTATCTAGCCCGGACACTTTTGGCATATGTGCATCCACAAATCAAGCTTCCACCAGTAATGAATTTACCCAGCAAGCATCTGCAACCAATTTAGCTTCACAAAATATGCTGCAGTTTGCAAAGACACGGAAGATATCTGATGAGCGTGCTGATCCAAGAAA TCGCGCACTTCTACAAAAGAGGCAGTTCTTTCATTCCCACAGAGCTCAG CCAATGGCGCTGGAGCAAGTATTTTCAGATCGGGACAGCGAAGATGAAGTTGATGATGACATTGCAGATTTCGAAGACAGAAGG ATGCTTGATGATTTTGTGGATGTGACAAGGAATGAAAAACAAATAATGCATTTGTGGAATTCTTTTGTAAGGAAGCAACG TGTTCTTGCTGATGGCCACGTTCCATGGGCATGCGAGGCATTCTCCCAGCTCCATGGGCAAGCTCTTGTGCAGTCTCCTGCTTTAATGCG GTGTTGGAAGTTATTTATGATCAAACTCTGGAATCAGAGTCTTTTAGATGCTCGAACCATGAACAATTGTAACCTAATACTCGAGCGATTTCAAAATGAGACCTCAGGCCCCAAGCAAAGCTGA